A stretch of the Papaver somniferum cultivar HN1 chromosome 6, ASM357369v1, whole genome shotgun sequence genome encodes the following:
- the LOC113289496 gene encoding probable LRR receptor-like serine/threonine-protein kinase At5g59680, which produces MSLNIFILWLVSIPLIKIHAGPAPRGFLLNCGASETTKVGNLDWITDEGFIQVGNKTTLDNPDLAPILATLRFFPDTTAKKYCFVIPTIKGGKYLIRTTYYYGGYDGGKEPPVFDQIIEGSKWSTVNTTEDYAMGLSSYYEIIAASLGKTLSICLARNEHTTSNPFISALELEYLENSMYNSTDFNNHGLITVARHSFGYDGDLISFPDDQFNRNWQPFEDANPVVESHSNITSTDFWNLPPSAVFTTGLTTSRGKELNIQWPNVSLPSANYYIALYFQDNRTPSWYSWRVFNVSVNGQNFYTNLNVTATGVTVYATSWALSGLTQITLAPSNDSMVGPVISAGEVFQIIHLGGRTLARDTSAMEDIARSFNNPPPDWKGDPCLPPEHAWTGVTCSTDKVVRVSNINLTNFGLVGTLSPSIANLTALKTLSLGGNKLSGSIPDMGSLKELGSLHLDNNALEGSIPQSLGKLPKLQEIFLQNNNLKGSIPDAIKQKTGVNIQVTPGNHLTNSA; this is translated from the exons ATGTCTCTCAATATCTTTATCCTATGGCTTGTTAGTATCCCTCTGATTAAAATCCATGCTGGTCCAGCCCCAAGAGGTTTTCTTCTCAATTGTGGCGCATCAGAGACTACCAAAGTAGGTAACCTAGATTGGATAACAGATGAAGGTTTCATTCAAGTTGGAAACAAAACAACTCTGGACAATCCTGATTTGGCACCCATTTTAGCTACTTTGAGGTTTTTTCCTGATACGACTGCAAAAAAATATTGTTTTGTCATCCCGACGATCAAAGGAGGGAAATATTTGATAAGAACGACGTATTATTACGGAGGTTACGATGGAGGTAAAGAGCCACCCGTGTTCGATCAAATCATTGAAGGAAGTAAATGGAGTACGGTTAATACAACCGAAGATTATGCAATGGGTCTTAGCTCTTATTACGAAATCATTGCAGCTTCATTGGGTAAGACGTTAAGCATTTGTCTTGCCAGAAATGAACATACTACCTCGAACCCTTTCATATCTGCTCTTGAATTAGAGTACTTGGAGAATTCAATGTACAACTCGACCGATTTCAACAATCATGGCCTCATTACTGTCGCTCGCCATTCCTTTGGATACGATGGTGACCTCATTAG TTTTCCAGATGATCAATTCAATCGAAACTGGCAACCATTTGAAGACGCGAATCCTGTGGTTGAAAGCCATTCTAATATAACTTCAACAGATTTTTGGAACCTTCCGCCATCAGCTGTGTTCACCACTGGTTTGACAACCAGCAGAGGCAAGGAGCTGAATATACAATGGCCAAATGTGTCCCTGCCAAGTGCCAACTATTACATTGCACTGTACTTTCAAGATAACCGCACACCGAGTTGGTACAGTTGGAGAGTGTTCAATGTTTCAGTGAATGGGCAAAACTTTTATACCAATCTGAATGTCACAGCCACTGGAGTGACTGTTTATGCAACATCGTGGGCTCTTTCGGGGCTAACACAGATCACCTTGGCACCTTCGAATGATAGTATGGTAGGACCTGTTATTAGTGCAGGGGAAGTCTTTCAGATAATTCATTTAGGAGGAAGAACACTCGCCAGAGATA CGTCCGCAATGGAAGATATTGCAAGAAGTTTCAATAACCCACCTCCTGACTGGAAGGGCGATCCATGCTTACCTCCGGAGCACGCATGGACAGGGGTTACTTGTTCCACTGACAAAGTCGTCCGAGTCTCTAACAT AAATCTCACTAACTTTGGACTGGTGGGAACATTGTCCCCCAGCATTGCCAACTTAACTGCCCTCAAGACCTT AAGCCTCGGTGGAAACAAACTCTCTGGTTCTATTCCAGACATGGGTTCTTTGAAAGAATTGGGTTCCCT GCATTTGGACAACAACGCACTTGAGGGATCGATTCCTCAATCACTTGGAAAACTGCCGAAGCTCCAAGAGAT ATTCCTCCAGAACAATAACCTCAAGGGTAGTATTCCAGATGCTATCAAACAGAAAACTGGGGTTAATATTCA AGTCACTCCTGGAAATCATCTTACCAACTCTGCATGA